Within the Dolichospermum compactum NIES-806 genome, the region AACTTGAATTAATTCTTCCTTACTAGGCAAATGCTCAAAAAAATTAGAGACGAAAATAGCATCAAAATAAGCACAAGGTAAAATCTCTGGGTTAATTTTATTCAGAATATCAAGCTGCAAGACTTTGACATTTTGATCAGCAAAGTCTTGAGCATCTGGATTCAGATCAATCAAAAACTTTTCTTGGGCTTGAACCTGATTGATGAATTCACAATAGCCCCCCGCAATGTCTAAAACTCTGCCATTTCTACCAACATGAGCTTGTAGAAATGATTGGATTAAAACTTTCCACAAGTCATTCTTAGCCCATCGCTGTTTAGAATCAAAGCGATTAGCATATAAAACTTTTAAATATTCCGCTTGATCTTGCTTCATTTTTAGAAAAAGATAAGAATGGGTTCTCTGAAATTTTCACTTCTGACTTTACGCCCATCGGCTGATATTTTCGGTAAAAATTTCTTTCAAAATATCTGTCACTGTATAGGTTAAATCCCAGTTAGGATAGTGATTTTTGAATTTCTGAACATCACTAATCCACCAAATATGATCGCCAATTCGATTGGATTCTTCATAGCTCCAGGTTAACTTTTTATCAGCGATAAGTTCACAATGCCCAATGGCTTCTAACATTGAGCAATTACTAAAACGACTACCGCCAATATTATAAACTTCAGCTACACGGGGAGCTTGATAAAAGTGGTAGAAAGCATTAACTAAATCATAAC harbors:
- a CDS encoding class I SAM-dependent methyltransferase translates to MKQDQAEYLKVLYANRFDSKQRWAKNDLWKVLIQSFLQAHVGRNGRVLDIAGGYCEFINQVQAQEKFLIDLNPDAQDFADQNVKVLQLDILNKINPEILPCAYFDAIFVSNFFEHLPSKEELIQVLSFCFERLKPGGNLLVIQPNFKYSYREYYDFIDHYLPITDFSLEEVLRAVGFSIEIMIPRFLPFSTKGRPSSTLLLKIYLKIPLLWNLLGGQLFVKASRP